One segment of Anatilimnocola aggregata DNA contains the following:
- a CDS encoding beta-ketoacyl-[acyl-carrier-protein] synthase family protein produces MTRRVVITGIGLVSPLGNSASQLWDALAQEKTGIAELTSIPTASLPTPFGAEAREFTGSIEEFGPLEKTLSRNIKKNLRVMCREIQMGVAVAQLCINDAGLKLDSIDRDRLGVLYGSDYMLTLPGEFALGVRKCLDAQGHFDFTKWADEGLPAVEPLWLLKYLPNLPAAHVAIFNELRGPNNSLTSREASSNLAVFEAYHTIVRGHADRMLAGATGTRIHPARSVHVAMQETLAEGSDPATLSRPFDRARTGQVLGEGAACILLEELASAEARGAKIIGEIIGGGSSIVASRQSEPDEKTAIANVLKQSLQSAKLKPAEVGHIHAHGLSDVRLDRLESQGIAAALGADKDRVPVTAAKSYFGNLGAASGLIEAIASTLALENGSLFPIQSLTELDPECPIRPAKKGDRAGSTCINLSVTPQGQASGIVIRRWAS; encoded by the coding sequence ATGACTCGTCGCGTTGTCATCACCGGAATCGGCCTCGTCAGCCCGCTGGGCAATAGTGCGTCCCAATTGTGGGATGCCCTCGCTCAGGAAAAAACCGGTATCGCCGAGTTGACCAGTATTCCCACTGCGTCACTTCCTACCCCTTTTGGTGCCGAAGCCCGCGAGTTCACGGGTTCGATCGAAGAGTTCGGTCCCCTGGAAAAGACGCTCAGCCGGAACATCAAGAAAAATCTCCGGGTAATGTGCCGCGAGATTCAGATGGGTGTGGCAGTCGCCCAATTGTGTATTAATGACGCCGGCCTGAAGCTTGATTCCATCGATCGGGACCGGCTTGGCGTGCTGTACGGGAGCGATTACATGCTTACCCTTCCAGGCGAGTTTGCCCTGGGGGTGAGGAAGTGCCTTGATGCACAGGGTCATTTCGACTTTACGAAGTGGGCCGATGAAGGCCTGCCCGCAGTCGAACCTCTGTGGTTGCTTAAATACCTGCCGAACTTGCCGGCCGCTCATGTCGCGATCTTTAACGAACTGCGTGGACCCAACAATTCACTCACCTCGCGCGAAGCTTCGAGTAATCTTGCGGTTTTCGAAGCATATCACACCATCGTCCGCGGCCACGCCGACCGGATGTTGGCCGGGGCCACGGGAACGCGAATTCACCCCGCCCGTTCAGTGCATGTCGCCATGCAAGAGACATTGGCCGAAGGGAGTGACCCGGCCACCCTCAGCCGCCCCTTCGATCGTGCACGCACTGGACAAGTACTGGGCGAAGGTGCGGCCTGCATTCTGCTGGAAGAACTCGCCTCGGCTGAAGCACGCGGGGCGAAGATCATCGGCGAAATTATTGGAGGCGGCTCATCCATTGTGGCCAGTCGCCAGAGTGAGCCGGACGAGAAAACCGCCATCGCCAATGTTCTTAAGCAATCGCTGCAGAGCGCCAAGCTGAAGCCGGCCGAAGTCGGCCATATTCACGCCCACGGCCTATCGGACGTCCGGCTCGACCGTCTGGAATCGCAAGGAATCGCTGCTGCACTCGGTGCCGATAAAGACCGTGTGCCAGTGACGGCAGCTAAGAGCTACTTTGGAAATCTGGGTGCCGCCAGCGGTCTGATTGAAGCTATTGCCAGCACACTGGCCTTGGAAAATGGCAGCCTATTTCCGATTCAATCGCTCACCGAGCTTGATCCCGAGTGTCCGATTCGTCCTGCCAAGAAGGGCGATCGCGCGGGGAGCACGTGCATCAATCTAAGTGTGACGCCGCAAGGGCAAGCGAGCGGAATTGTCATTCGCCGCTGGGCCAGTTAA